A genomic window from Triticum urartu cultivar G1812 chromosome 7, Tu2.1, whole genome shotgun sequence includes:
- the LOC125524785 gene encoding desmethyl-deoxy-podophyllotoxin synthase-like, which produces MAQQELDATYYYNHLFMATVLLLPILLIAMFKPREHGGENLPPGPWRLPVIGSMHHLVGALPHHAMRDIARRYNAPLMLLRLGQLDVVVASSAGAAREIMKTHDAVFATRPRTATLRAITRDDLGITLTPHGEHWRRLRKLCVTELLSARKVRSLRGCREAKAAALVSSIVSSLSSSSDPVNVRSLLSTYVTDVAVHAVVGNRNGELRDEFLKRLNEGVMLAAGFSLADLFPSSRLARAFSGSTRRLEAICHDMSRVIDHIIEDHRTRRSAGAGGEEEDIVDVLLRIQNDGSLHVPLDDGTIRAVITDLVSGGSETTATTLQWAMAELMRSPAALCRAQAEVRGAHTRESRVREEALKGLHYLHLVIKETLRLHPVVPFLIPRECLEPCRVLGYDVPKGAMVLVNAWAIGRDSASWGTDAKEFRPERFEEAGDAAADFRGTNFELVPFGAGRRICPGITFGLAVVELMLASLLFHFDWELPGGGAGGLDMAEELGITARRKGDLWLHATIHVPAPNP; this is translated from the exons ATGGCGCAACAAGAACTAGATGCCACGTACTACTACAATCACCTCTTCATGGCCACCGTCCTGCTACTCCCTATCCTCCTCATCGCCATGTTCAAGCCACGCGAGCACGGCGGCGAGAACCTTCCTCCGGGGCCATGGCGGCTGCCGGTCATCGGCAGCATGCACCACCTCGTCGGCGCGCTCCCCCACCACGCCATGCGTGACATCGCCCGCCGGTACAATGCTCCGCTCATGCTGCTCCGCCTGGGGCAGCTTGACGTTGTTGTGGCCTCGTCAGCCGGTGCAGCGAGGGAGATCATGAAGACCCACGACGCGGTATTCGCCACGCGGCCGCGGACCGCCACCCTCCGCGCCATCACGAGAGACGACCTCGGCATCACCCTTACACCGCACGGCGAGCACTGGCGCCGCCTTCGCAAGCTCTGCGTCACGGAGCTACTCAGCGCGCGGAAAGTCCGGTCCCTCCGGGGATGCCGCGAGGCCAAGGCCGCCGCCCTAGTCTCCTCCATCGTCTCGTCGCTATCGTCTTCGTCGGATCCTGTGAACGTCAGATCCCTCCTCAGCACCTACGTCACCGACGTGGCGGTGCACGCGGTGGTGGGCAACCGGAACGGGGAACTCCGAGATGAGTTCCTGAAGCGCCTCAACGAGGGCGTCATGCTAGCCGCCGGGTTCAGCCTCGCCGACCTGTTCCCATCGTCGCGCCTCGCACGTGCCTTTAGTGGATCGACGCGCCGGCTGGAGGCGATATGCCACGATATGAGCCGGGTCATAGACCACATCATCGAGGACCACCGCACGAGGAGGTCGGCCGGCGCCGGCGGCGAGGAAGAAGACATCGTGGACGTGCTACTGAGGATCCAGAATGACGGTAGCCTCCACGTGCCTCTTGACGATGGAACCATCCGTGCCGTGATCACC GATCTGGTTTCGGGGGGTAGCGAGACCACGGCGACGACACTCCAATGGGCGATGGCGGAGCTCATGCGGAGCCCGGCGGCGCTCTGTAGGGCACAAGCAGAGGTGCGTGGTGCCCACACCAGGGAGAGCCGCGTCCGTGAGGAGGCCCTGAAGGGGCTGCACTATCTGCATTTAGTAATCAAAGAGACGCTTCGACTACACCCAGTGGTGCCGTTTCTCATCCCACGGGAGTGTCTGGAACCCTGCCGTGTCCTCGGCTATGACGTGCCCAAGGGCGCCATGGTGCTTGTCAACGCATGGGCAATCGGGCGGGATTCGGCGAGCTGGGGCACTGATGCCAAGGAGTTCCGGCCAGAGAGATTCGAGGAGGCTGGTGACGCGGCGGCGGACTTCAGAGGAACAAACTTCGAGCTCGTGCCTTTCGGCGCTGGTAGGAGGATCTGCCCTGGGATAACGTTTGGGCTTGCGGTTGTGGAGCTCATGCTAGCGAGCCTGTTGTTCCATTTCGACTGGGAGCTCCCCGGAGGAGGCGCCGGTGGGCTAGACATGGCGGAGGAGCTCGGGATCACGGCGAGGAGGAAGGGTGACCTATGGTTGCATGCCACAATTCATGTGCCGGCTCCTAATCCATAA